CGCACAGGGAGCCCAGCGACCAGAGCAGCGCGAACTTGCGGgcgcgcagcagcagcagcggtaCGTAGAGCGCCGCCAGCGCCCAGCACAGCGccgccagcagcaggcacagcccGCTGCCCGCCAGCCGCTGCCAGCGCGACAGCCCCGGCAGCCAGGGGTCCGCCTCGGCCGCCCACggccagccgccgccgccgccggccgccgccgccgcctcggcccccgAGCAGCCGTCGGGGGCCGCGCTGGAACTGGAACTGGAGctggagccgccgccgccgcccgcttTCGCCTGCGCCAGGTACTCCTGCAGCTGCCGGCCCAGGTCCGCCATGGCGGCGTCGCCTACCGCGCGGCACCCGCCGCCATCTCGCGGAGCGGCCGCATCCGGGTCacgggccgccgcccgccgcgggggcggggcggctgCCGTCACatggcggcgggggggcgcggCGTTGTGCGCGCGtgcgggcggccgttggcggcggtGTGGAGCGGCCGAACCCGCCTCGTGAGGCGGGGAGCCGCGtcgggccccggggccggcctCAGCCGGGGGCGCTGCTCTGCCCGCCTTTCTCTCGTCTTGCAGGGGGGCCTGCGGCCGCTGATGtctgctcttgcttttcttcatgtgcTCGTGATTTCAGAGGATGGAGAGGCTGGTTTGCCTGAGGGAGGGGGAGCAGTGCTGAGGGGTGCCCGGCGCTGAAATGAAACACCACTGCCACGGTGAGGGTTCACCTCGCTGCGTCGTGGTATCACCATGGTATTATGGGGTGCTATCACCCTGAAAGTGTAGCTTACTAAGAGGTGGTATTTGAGACAGATATATTTCACACGTAACTTCAGAGTAGGCAGGAGGAAGTGGTGTCCAGTGGTTAGATCCTAACGGAGTATCTGGAGACTGGGTTTTGCCCTGCTCTGTGCTTCTTCTGGGACTGTGGTCAAGTCACGTCACTGCCTCTGTTCCTCAGGCATCCAGTCTGAGTCATCTTTCTCTAAAGATTGGTGGCAAGAACATAAATATTGTTAGGTATCCAGATGTATCTAGATACTGCAATAACTGAAGACAAAATGCCTCTGTTGTGGAGAATGATTAGGAACTCGTCTGCAGATTACTGGCTGCTCCTTCAACAATTTCTGTTAAATCATTGGATATTTACTATTAAGTTAATCTATTACCCTGATCTATTgcccaaccaaacaaaaccagcaTGAGAGCATCTGACTCAGTTCTTAACAGTTTTAactatataattaaaatacCACATGTGATGCTTAACCTGTATGATTCTCAGTGTTTACTGCAGGACTGAAAAGGAGATGTTTGCACACTATGAAACACAGGGAGCACAGAGCTGCCGTCATCAATCCCTAGCTTTTAAGGATATTCATAGCGATGGTGAGTTACATCACACCAATTGCCCTACAAGATAAAGTTTGAAACCAATTTTGGACTGAAATTCTCTGACCCTTTCGGGGGTCATTTTAGCATTGCGTTGTTGTGTCAGAGAACATAAAGATTTCTAACTGCCCAGGACAAAGTTCTGTCACTAGCAGAAGAGCTTTGATGTTGAAAATGTTGGCATTCGAAGGGGTTTTGTCCCTATTTAATGCCATCTAACCACTTTTCAGAAGATAGCATTCCAGAtgtgttttctgctgctctggaggTAAAACACTTCTTGGGTCGCAGGAGAAATGTCACCTCTCTAGTACTAGATATAACGGCCCATCCAAGGCAGCAGCTCCGTGATAAGTGGCGCTGGAAGcgcctctcccctccctgccaCGGAGACCCGCTGAAGCATCAGAGGCTCCGAGGGCCGGGCGGGCCCAGCTGCCGCCGCTGCCTaactccctttttctttccctttataGGAAAAGTATgcgcggcccgggggggggggccgcccTGAGTCActgggggccgcggccgccgcccacgcgcggggggcccgggcggcctgggcggggcggggcctcgcccgccctcgccgcccgccggggccgccgcgccgcgctgccgcccgcctgtcccgccgcgccgctgccgcccgccgcgccggagGCGAGCCGCCATGACGGGCAGGTAAGGCGGGACGGGACTGGGGCGGGGGGGTCGGAGCAGCCCCCGGTGGGCCCAGGCGGCGCGGGAAGGGGGGCTCCGTCGTGAGTTTCAGCCGCAGGGGGCAGCTCCTGCCGGCTCGGCGCGGGTGGCAGCGGGTCGGAAACGGGCGTGGGGGAAGAGCAGAGCGAGGGCTGCTCCGctgagcccttcctctgcgTGGGGACGCGTTGTAGGGCGGCGGGAGGGTCAGAAACAGAGCTGGGACCGTGGCCGCGCATTGGCCAGACTGCCGCCTGCGGCGCGgggtggcaggctgcagccatcCCGCCTCCGGGGCCCTCCTGTCTGTCCCGGGTCCTGCGCCTCCAGTCCCCTCTTCTTGGGGCTGGCCTCAGAGGGAGACCTTCCAAGAGCTGTTTAAAAACCCTGGGTAAACTTTGAGCTTGATTTTCCTGTGCTGACGCAGGAGCACTCTGCGAAGTCACGTAATTGACAGATACgaaagaaaagcagtggggAAAGTGTTCGCTGGTGTCTTGAGAGGGATCGAACAAATGTTTAATGTCTCTGACACTTGTTTCCACATCTGTAGAATAAAACACAGATGTCTTAAAGCGGTTTGTGAAAATAAgcttgtttttataaaatgtctCGAAGAAAAGTAACAAAGTAATATGAAAATTAATAGGCTATCTTTTTAAGATAGCCTTCCTCCTGAACATTGCTGTCTTTATCATAATCTCAAAGCATCATTCCTCATGACTAAAAACACAGATCTGGAGAgctttgtaaacattttttttcttctttgtataaCGTCTTCAGAGTTGAATTATGCTGTTTCTTACCATTATTCAGTTCTCAACATGTTTTGTGGGTTGTTAGGTACAATAATATGCTGAATAATTGTTACAACCCAACCTAAGAGTTAGGTGAATGTTCTTCTATTTTTGCTGTCTCTGGTGTTGATAGGTGGTTATGCATACTCTTAACACTTCTAGTTTTCATCACatgttttttcattaaattgtcTTTCCGTTTTAATGGTCCCTTTCGTTCCTCAAACCTGTGAGATGGGTGCATATTTATCAATGTATGTTAATTTCCTTACAACTACACAAGATTCAGAACCTTAAATGTGTACCAATGCAGTTCCTGCATGTGGACGAGCAGCGGGAGATGAGAGAAGAATTTTAGACTTTATGAACCCACCTTACTCTATTCCTATAGCTCCAGTGTGTAGCACTGTTTAGACTGAAATGTCTCCCCTCAGCTGAAATCACTCAGCTACGGAGGAGAGTAGGAAATTACTGAGGACAGTAATCCTTGTGTCCCTCTTTCTTGTGCTTCGTTGGAAACCTGCCTTTTAAGGTAGAACCCTGTATTCAGTTAGAAGTTCTAATATAAAGCATGACGCATGTGGAACGTTCCAAAGTAGCTGAGACACTGTAGAGTGTGCAGTCCTCCAAAATAATACaggatttctctcttctttccctcaaATGCATTTAAGGTTGTTAAGATGGGAAGGCCTTGGCTTTAGTGTTTGAAAAGTGAATTACATAAATACACTGTTATTTATCTGCCTtggaagtaatttttttgaagCCAtctgttatttaattttttcagaaaggtttATTCTAGGAAATTTGTCAACTATGAAAATTTCTGAATCTGTCTGCCATGGAACAGTTAATCATTCTGTCCTGGGGACTATCAGACAAAGATTTGTCATAGCTGTAATGTaactggctttttttcctcagtcataGTATAATCCATTTAGGGTAGCTGTTTgccagcaaaacaaaatctgtacTTGGTTTTCAGTATTTATGAAACACTGGCACTGCTCAGCCCGTTGCAAGACCAATACCTTTTGAGAAGCACCATGTTTAGTATTGTTTTCAGGATGGGGCTGATTCTTAGGTCATTAGAAAGAATTCAGCATTGAGAACATACTTTTTTAGACCTTCCTGTAAGTCACTGTACTGAATGTTGGTTGATATCTGTTAAgtggtaatttttaaaatctgtcagTATTATGTAAGATGCAGGGATTCTGGGCTTCAAAAAGGAGATGTGGAATGTGTGTGTAAATGTCTCTCTGGTCTTGTAATTCTTTGCACATAAAAGTGAATGATCTTGTTCTGTTACAAATGTTAAAGAGAGGAAGATTGGAGAATGTGCACTGCTGGCAATGTTACTCTTTTTCACTTTACCTTCTGGTTGAatgagaacacaaaagaactcgCTTCTAGGCACTATGATTAGTGATCAAGATGGAAAATTCTTTTCAAGTGTCCTATCCCTTGCAATTACAGAAAGTATCTCCTGAACTTAAGTAATTGCAGTAATTTGATTTACTGAGTTTtagcattaagaaaaacagaattccaGAAAACGCAAAGAAAGATGTGTACTTCTGTGTATTCTTAGTGTAAAATCATTAGATACAGCTGACTATTTGGCAAACAAATCTAAATAGTAAATGTATCACATATGAGTTTACGTTGTTACAATGTGAGGATTGTGTTTGGCTGGAGAGAAGTGGTAAGTAGATACATTAGAATTTGCAAATAATAATTCTGACGGCCATACCTTGACTgagctattttatttctctgtaccCAAACTGTAATGTGGCTGTTATAGTCCTTAGCTTTCAAGAGTAGTCTGTAGTCTGTAGCATGctattaactttttaaaaaatcactttcataTTTGAACATACCTGTTCCAACTATTGTCCAAagataataaaacagaaagaagttaGAGAAATGTTCCTCTGTATATTTTTCTAAGCTTATTGTTGCTTAACTACGTTTGGAAGCGAACGTCTCTAAAAAAGTAATGCgttaaaaaataatgtgttcTAAGCATTCTCTTTATGTGTTTAGcaaaactgagaaacaaaatttatGTGATTTTGGTGCTATTAGAAGTTTACCACAGTACTTCCttataatgaataaataaagacCAGTTCTATACTTATATTTGATGCATTTTTTCTGAcaccttattttcttttttggctttttttcctactctgttttgcctttttttttcttttctggttgtGATGGACTCGTTC
This Rhea pennata isolate bPtePen1 chromosome 9, bPtePen1.pri, whole genome shotgun sequence DNA region includes the following protein-coding sequences:
- the SFT2D3 gene encoding vesicle transport protein SFT2C, whose translation is MADLGRQLQEYLAQAKAGGGGGSSSSSSSSAAPDGCSGAEAAAAAGGGGGWPWAAEADPWLPGLSRWQRLAGSGLCLLLAALCWALAALYVPLLLLRARKFALLWSLGSLCGLGAAALLRGPGRLLREPGGATLLYLAALGGTLYAALARRSAALAVLGAAAQLGAAVAALPGGAAGLRRLGRLLGPALRRRAAAALPV